In Kitasatospora gansuensis, a genomic segment contains:
- a CDS encoding DUF5979 domain-containing protein, protein MGSLTGTGRRRLPWAVAVAAVLSLAATLLGVPPAVAAGPVMSLGKAVEGAPNPLVPGSAFSYKLTLSCSSLSVSCVNAHIEDVLPPEFEMTSLPPSTPTQLVTYDPATRKLRIEFRSPLASPPNPAGSVGLPAGTTADVSIGMRVPATGPLEDGDSVTNTATAGADNASQVIGTVTQTVTVPKLLDAKATKSWQPGSDVAQSDGVSTITLGAANTSATVDGVSRLDVQDETAALYENFDLVSLGPVSRMPEGADRVTVLVCTKPPGSKCAESEWVRGTATAGPGLTLPAGVTAGQVTGVRFEFTNSTGSTLPYDPVGGTVPMQVKLRRTERTSGAQISPATRKTVRNCADSAVKDAASKYTIVGIPACTDHDILPNLATVDLDKLFFPDNRGDFTQNGTVVRGEKSGATAQLNAKNSSPFPVSSLTVTEPSDSAATEFDKFDADKLKVDFPPGATTAQLTVTCRDGSTPAPVNLVNPPASQTLSATGCPAGSPPKRISVTYRGEQGGAGSIQPGAVGRLSVHGTLNDKVTAQDATDGVLDCADASAANPSNGSGSAAVTDCAALKVQERNPEGNGFKSSSWTEIPPGQDLTFSLGYSNTGNVTQPNVRVTDPADPLAAGNPFDQLEIVAVSTDGNPRTLHLGLELYDPSVKAWVAYVPPDSALLARAKGVRLTEPDGIPPGGFMRATVTVRLRPGVTSGTLTNCAAVTVNGAATGSPSCSPAVEVKPAKAAASLQKTLAPGTVLRPVTGITPQDVTLRLTTLNSGNVGLKRLIVTDTDPDFFDAVTVTALAGITFPNGADRVQVDVCTTGCRANPPVFVNGTPTGDTKPGFPAGVDPADIQGVRVTFTNSAGGYGILPATAPPTWGDCPGSSVCLVVKPRSGLRSAPGTPIPDVLANTASAAGESTLQPPGGTFPIPDSTASLAVQEGTNRIRVEKEPASTVLSPGSVAPFNLHVENTGTAPVPDPVVVDEIPAGLRFDDTFQGDNGLPYTLRYVQRPGASQPAKVTFEPVRDADGRIVKLVWRFPGWTLFPNSKVTVGYQVKLNGGVAAGTTITNVFGAGSDTVPKVNCDPSSPRLGTVVDDPRYGTGTFCTSSAQVTSRSGVSFDAAKWVTGDRSLGYQDANTGAPVPAGDPRCPELTVSGTVFTRYPCVALTRPGQNFSFLIRVENTGTEPARSLQLLDVFPAPKDTGVLLGDEPRGTEWDSVPTLAGPVVFTGPGSADLTYTRTGNPCGRKVGTPKRACKDASWGTDTNRATAFETDVAFPSGLAPGAAVTFTVPFRAPADLTVPGFPSVAWNSFAHTETVKVGGTTTVLPVTEPPKAGIGLVFGNVRLLKRVLDPPAGVAIGPFGLAYSCLLTTAAGENVEVRAGSVKFSPDKPFELGGVPVGAVCRFWETDSAGAQSDHQGEANAVVVTVTRAADATVWQQEEIGNQYPRKDLLVAKRVTGEAAVTVGQGPFKVTVDCGFNGTRLPGFPQELIFTGDGSQAVSGLPQGSRCDVDETGTGGATRVRYELTRSDRVDPEVPVGAAVQLSPAPSGGTATVIITNEFAVGSLVVGKKVTGAGAALAHGPFRFAVSCDFNGRTAVVTRELELTGPDRLSGQLDGLPVGALCTVTETANGGADVPAEPVRSVVIKEGTTDLATAELVNTFHAGRITLAKKLTGPLAETGYLRDAAFQLHVICRRDGKDTLNRTVTVQSGRTVVLPELLLTGTRCWAGELASGASSVTVSHPDEQHAAEVTAEAVDLTVTAVNEYRPASLVLLKQAAGPGAGLVADREFAVELSCRLVTGPGADPIVLVDRRPYRLRPGQARTVDDLPEPLPAGAACWLAEPDGAGAESVTVDHGDPAHALLLGGSAEDRITVTNTFGKPPQPPVPPVPPLPVTGSDPRRWALGSLALLLLGLGARVVSRRR, encoded by the coding sequence GTGGGGTCTCTCACCGGTACGGGACGTCGTCGGCTGCCGTGGGCGGTGGCGGTCGCGGCCGTCCTGAGCCTGGCGGCCACCCTGCTCGGGGTGCCGCCCGCGGTGGCCGCCGGGCCGGTGATGTCGCTGGGCAAGGCGGTGGAGGGGGCACCGAACCCCCTGGTGCCCGGGTCGGCCTTCTCGTACAAGCTGACCCTGTCCTGCTCCTCGCTCAGCGTCTCCTGCGTGAACGCCCACATCGAGGACGTGCTGCCGCCCGAGTTCGAGATGACCTCGCTGCCGCCGTCCACGCCGACCCAGCTGGTGACCTACGACCCGGCCACCCGCAAGCTGCGGATCGAGTTCCGCAGCCCGCTGGCCTCCCCGCCCAACCCGGCCGGATCGGTCGGCCTGCCCGCCGGGACCACGGCGGACGTCTCGATCGGCATGCGGGTCCCCGCCACCGGGCCGCTGGAGGACGGCGACTCGGTCACCAACACCGCGACGGCCGGCGCCGACAACGCCAGTCAGGTGATCGGCACCGTCACCCAGACCGTCACCGTCCCGAAGCTGCTGGACGCCAAGGCCACCAAGAGCTGGCAGCCGGGCTCGGACGTGGCGCAGAGCGACGGCGTCTCCACCATCACCCTCGGCGCCGCCAACACCTCGGCCACCGTCGACGGCGTGAGCAGGCTGGACGTGCAGGACGAGACCGCCGCCCTGTACGAGAACTTCGACCTGGTCTCGCTCGGCCCGGTCTCCCGGATGCCCGAAGGGGCGGACCGGGTCACCGTGCTGGTGTGCACCAAGCCGCCCGGCAGCAAGTGCGCGGAGAGCGAGTGGGTGCGCGGCACCGCGACCGCCGGCCCCGGCCTCACGCTGCCCGCCGGGGTGACGGCCGGTCAGGTCACCGGCGTACGCTTCGAGTTCACCAACTCCACCGGCAGCACCCTGCCGTACGACCCCGTCGGCGGCACCGTGCCGATGCAGGTGAAGCTGCGCCGCACCGAGCGCACCAGCGGGGCCCAGATCAGCCCGGCCACCCGCAAGACGGTGCGCAACTGCGCCGACTCGGCGGTCAAGGACGCGGCCAGCAAGTACACCATCGTCGGCATCCCCGCCTGCACCGACCACGACATCCTGCCCAACCTCGCCACCGTCGACCTGGACAAGCTGTTCTTCCCGGACAACCGGGGGGACTTCACCCAGAACGGGACCGTGGTCCGGGGCGAGAAGTCCGGCGCCACCGCGCAGTTGAACGCGAAGAACAGCTCGCCGTTCCCGGTCTCCTCGCTGACCGTCACCGAACCGTCCGACTCGGCCGCCACCGAGTTCGACAAGTTCGACGCCGACAAGCTGAAGGTCGACTTCCCGCCCGGTGCCACCACCGCCCAACTCACCGTCACCTGCCGGGACGGCTCCACCCCGGCCCCGGTGAACCTCGTCAACCCGCCCGCCTCGCAGACCCTTTCGGCCACCGGCTGCCCGGCCGGCAGTCCGCCGAAGCGGATCTCGGTCACCTACCGGGGTGAGCAGGGCGGCGCCGGCAGCATCCAGCCCGGAGCGGTCGGCAGGCTCTCGGTGCACGGCACCCTCAACGACAAGGTCACCGCCCAGGACGCCACCGACGGCGTGCTGGACTGCGCGGACGCCTCCGCCGCCAACCCGTCGAACGGCTCGGGTTCGGCCGCCGTGACCGACTGTGCCGCGCTCAAGGTGCAGGAGCGCAACCCGGAGGGCAACGGCTTCAAGTCCTCGTCCTGGACCGAGATCCCGCCCGGCCAGGACCTCACCTTCAGCCTCGGCTACAGCAACACCGGCAACGTCACCCAGCCGAACGTCCGGGTCACCGACCCGGCCGATCCACTCGCCGCCGGCAACCCGTTCGACCAGCTGGAGATCGTCGCGGTCTCCACCGACGGCAACCCGCGCACCCTGCACCTCGGCCTGGAGCTCTACGACCCGAGCGTCAAGGCGTGGGTGGCGTACGTGCCGCCGGACAGCGCCCTGCTCGCCCGGGCGAAGGGCGTGCGGCTGACCGAGCCGGACGGCATCCCGCCGGGCGGCTTCATGCGGGCCACCGTCACCGTCCGGCTCCGGCCCGGCGTCACCTCCGGCACGCTGACCAACTGCGCCGCCGTCACCGTCAACGGGGCGGCCACGGGCAGCCCGAGCTGCTCGCCCGCCGTCGAGGTGAAGCCGGCCAAGGCCGCCGCCTCGCTGCAGAAGACGCTGGCCCCCGGCACCGTGCTGCGCCCGGTCACCGGCATCACCCCGCAGGACGTCACGCTCCGGCTGACCACCCTCAACAGCGGGAACGTCGGCCTGAAGCGACTGATCGTCACCGACACGGACCCGGACTTCTTCGACGCGGTCACGGTGACCGCACTCGCCGGGATCACCTTCCCCAACGGCGCCGACCGGGTGCAGGTGGACGTCTGCACCACCGGCTGCCGGGCCAACCCACCGGTCTTCGTCAACGGCACCCCGACCGGCGACACCAAGCCCGGCTTCCCGGCCGGGGTGGACCCGGCCGACATCCAGGGCGTCCGGGTCACCTTCACCAACTCGGCCGGCGGGTACGGCATCCTGCCCGCCACCGCACCGCCGACCTGGGGCGACTGCCCGGGCAGCAGCGTCTGTCTGGTGGTCAAGCCGCGCAGCGGGCTGCGCTCCGCCCCGGGGACCCCGATCCCGGACGTGCTGGCGAACACCGCGAGCGCGGCCGGGGAGAGCACCCTGCAGCCGCCGGGCGGAACCTTCCCGATCCCGGACAGCACGGCCTCGCTGGCCGTGCAGGAGGGCACCAACCGGATCCGGGTGGAGAAGGAGCCGGCCAGTACGGTGCTCAGCCCGGGCTCGGTCGCGCCGTTCAACCTGCACGTCGAGAACACCGGTACCGCACCCGTGCCGGACCCGGTGGTGGTCGACGAGATCCCGGCCGGGCTGCGCTTCGACGACACCTTCCAGGGCGACAACGGGCTTCCGTACACCCTGCGGTACGTCCAGCGGCCGGGCGCGTCCCAGCCGGCCAAGGTGACCTTCGAACCGGTCCGGGACGCGGACGGACGGATCGTCAAACTGGTCTGGCGGTTCCCCGGTTGGACACTCTTCCCCAACAGCAAGGTCACCGTCGGCTACCAGGTCAAGCTGAACGGCGGTGTGGCGGCCGGGACCACCATCACCAACGTCTTCGGCGCGGGCTCGGACACCGTGCCCAAGGTGAACTGCGACCCGAGCTCGCCCCGGCTGGGGACCGTGGTGGACGACCCGCGCTACGGCACCGGCACCTTCTGCACCTCCTCGGCCCAGGTCACCTCGCGCTCCGGTGTCTCCTTCGACGCCGCCAAGTGGGTCACCGGGGACCGTTCGCTCGGCTACCAGGACGCCAACACCGGTGCCCCGGTCCCGGCCGGCGACCCGCGCTGCCCCGAACTCACCGTCAGCGGAACGGTGTTCACCCGCTACCCGTGCGTGGCGCTGACCCGGCCCGGCCAGAACTTCTCCTTTCTGATCCGGGTCGAGAACACCGGTACCGAACCGGCCCGTTCGCTGCAACTGCTGGACGTCTTCCCGGCGCCCAAGGACACCGGCGTCCTGCTCGGCGACGAGCCCCGGGGCACCGAGTGGGACAGCGTCCCGACTCTGGCGGGGCCGGTGGTGTTCACCGGCCCGGGCTCGGCCGACCTCACGTACACCCGCACCGGAAACCCGTGCGGGCGGAAGGTCGGTACCCCCAAGCGCGCCTGCAAGGACGCCTCCTGGGGTACCGACACCAACCGGGCCACCGCCTTCGAGACCGACGTCGCGTTCCCGTCCGGGCTGGCGCCGGGGGCCGCGGTCACCTTCACGGTGCCGTTCCGGGCTCCCGCCGACCTGACCGTGCCCGGCTTCCCCTCGGTCGCCTGGAACTCCTTCGCCCACACCGAGACCGTCAAGGTGGGCGGGACCACCACCGTGCTGCCGGTGACCGAGCCGCCGAAGGCCGGGATCGGGCTGGTCTTCGGCAACGTCCGGCTCCTGAAGCGAGTGCTCGACCCGCCGGCCGGGGTCGCCATCGGGCCGTTCGGTCTGGCGTACTCCTGCCTGCTCACCACCGCTGCTGGGGAGAACGTCGAAGTCCGGGCCGGCAGCGTGAAGTTCAGCCCGGACAAGCCGTTCGAGCTGGGCGGTGTCCCGGTCGGTGCGGTCTGCCGGTTCTGGGAGACCGACTCGGCCGGCGCGCAGAGCGACCACCAGGGCGAGGCCAACGCCGTCGTGGTCACCGTCACCCGGGCCGCCGACGCCACCGTCTGGCAGCAGGAGGAGATCGGCAACCAGTACCCGCGCAAGGACCTGCTGGTCGCCAAGCGGGTCACCGGCGAGGCGGCGGTGACGGTCGGTCAGGGGCCGTTCAAGGTGACCGTGGACTGCGGCTTCAACGGGACCAGGCTGCCCGGCTTCCCGCAGGAGCTGATCTTCACCGGCGACGGCTCCCAGGCCGTCAGCGGGCTGCCGCAGGGCAGCCGGTGCGATGTCGACGAGACCGGTACCGGCGGGGCCACCCGGGTCCGCTACGAACTCACCCGGTCCGACCGGGTCGACCCGGAGGTCCCGGTCGGCGCGGCCGTGCAGTTGAGCCCCGCGCCGAGCGGCGGGACGGCCACCGTCATCATCACCAACGAGTTCGCGGTCGGCTCCCTGGTCGTCGGCAAGAAGGTCACCGGCGCGGGCGCCGCACTGGCGCACGGGCCGTTCAGGTTCGCGGTCTCCTGCGACTTCAACGGGCGGACCGCCGTGGTCACCCGGGAGCTCGAACTCACCGGTCCCGACCGGCTGTCCGGGCAGCTGGACGGCCTGCCGGTGGGCGCGCTCTGCACGGTCACCGAGACCGCGAACGGCGGCGCCGACGTGCCGGCCGAACCGGTCCGCAGCGTGGTGATCAAGGAGGGGACGACCGACCTGGCCACCGCCGAACTGGTCAACACCTTCCACGCCGGGCGGATCACCCTGGCCAAGAAGCTGACCGGTCCGCTGGCCGAGACCGGGTACCTGCGGGACGCCGCCTTCCAGCTCCACGTGATCTGCCGCCGGGATGGCAAGGACACGCTTAACCGCACCGTGACCGTCCAGTCCGGACGCACCGTCGTGCTGCCCGAGCTGCTGCTCACCGGCACCCGCTGCTGGGCCGGTGAACTGGCCAGCGGGGCAAGCTCGGTGACGGTCTCGCACCCGGACGAGCAGCACGCCGCCGAGGTCACCGCCGAAGCCGTCGACCTCACCGTCACGGCGGTCAACGAGTACCGTCCGGCCTCGCTGGTCCTGCTCAAGCAGGCCGCCGGGCCCGGTGCCGGGCTGGTCGCGGACCGGGAGTTCGCGGTCGAGCTCAGCTGCCGACTGGTCACCGGCCCCGGGGCCGACCCGATCGTGCTGGTGGACCGTCGGCCGTACCGGCTCCGGCCCGGTCAGGCCAGGACGGTGGACGACCTGCCCGAGCCGCTGCCGGCCGGCGCCGCGTGCTGGCTGGCCGAACCCGACGGCGCGGGCGCCGAATCCGTCACCGTCGACCACGGGGACCCGGCCCACGCCCTGCTGCTCGGCGGCAGCGCCGAGGACCGGATCACCGTCACCAATACCTTCGGCAAGCCGCCGCAGCCGCCGGTGCCGCCCGTGCCGCCACTGCCGGTGACCGGCAGTGACCCCCGGCGCTGGGCCCTCGGCTCGCTCGCTCTGCTGCTGCTCGGCCTCGGGGCCCGGGTGGTGAGCCGCCGACGCTGA
- a CDS encoding class I SAM-dependent methyltransferase translates to MNDWNAWQRSWDRQQEWYMPDREERFRAMLDLVEAVAGPAPRVLDLACGTGSISERLFTRLPAAVSVGVDLDPALLTIAHGHFAEESRITLVTADLRDPQWAAALPEGPYDAVLTATALHWLDTPDLLRLYGDLAGLVRPGGLFLNADHTPETDIPLLRAADEAFQQRRRERELAEGVQDWQGWWAAAAADPLLAEPVAARSAVYRDHKDGAVHPADWHTARLLDAGFREAGVAWRSVSDSLVAAVR, encoded by the coding sequence ATGAACGACTGGAACGCCTGGCAGCGCAGCTGGGACCGCCAGCAGGAGTGGTACATGCCCGACCGCGAGGAGCGGTTCCGGGCGATGCTCGACCTGGTCGAGGCGGTCGCAGGGCCCGCGCCCCGGGTGCTGGACCTGGCCTGCGGCACCGGCAGCATCAGCGAGCGGCTGTTCACCCGGCTCCCCGCGGCGGTCAGTGTCGGGGTGGACCTGGACCCGGCGCTGCTGACCATCGCGCACGGCCACTTCGCCGAGGAGAGCAGGATCACGCTGGTCACCGCCGACCTGCGCGACCCGCAGTGGGCGGCCGCGCTGCCCGAGGGCCCGTACGACGCCGTGCTGACCGCCACCGCCCTGCACTGGCTGGACACCCCCGACCTGCTCCGGCTGTACGGCGACCTGGCCGGGCTGGTCCGCCCCGGCGGCCTGTTCCTGAACGCCGACCACACCCCCGAGACCGACATCCCGCTGCTGCGCGCCGCCGACGAGGCGTTCCAGCAGCGCCGCCGCGAGCGTGAGCTGGCCGAGGGCGTCCAGGACTGGCAGGGCTGGTGGGCTGCCGCGGCCGCCGACCCGCTGCTCGCCGAGCCGGTGGCCGCCCGCTCGGCCGTCTACCGCGACCACAAGGACGGCGCGGTGCACCCGGCCGACTGGCACACCGCCCGCCTGCTCGACGCCGGGTTCCGCGAGGCCGGGGTCGCCTGGCGCTCCGTCAGCGACTCCCTGGTGGCCGCGGTGCGCTGA
- a CDS encoding SDR family NAD(P)-dependent oxidoreductase has protein sequence MAGETQGTEEQIEYGPGIDPERLELCLSVLAELDELDVDHPDAITVRQAVGGVFRTLKQRRRQETRARKTAHDRAVTAATATGAPGRIDDETAGAFGLTTVTTTEIAGILERPRSCYTCKQRYSEVDAFYHQLCPSCAKTNRARRDAHADLTGRRALLTGGRAKIGMYIALRLLRDGAHTTITTRFPNDAIRRFKAMPDSADWLHRLKIVGIDLRDPAQVVALADEVAADGPLDILINNAAQTVRRSPAAYRELVLAENAPLPAGELPSSTVIGSFGSGSVDRPALPGQGGHRELISAEDVTALALVSGSASVERIAAGTAIDAGGLVPDLHDSNSWVQTVSEVDPIELLEVQLCNSTAPFILVSKLRPAMAAAKARRKYVVNVSAMEGQFSRGYKGAGHPHTNMAKAALNMLTRTSAKEMLETDGILMTAVDTGWITDERPHPDKMRLAEEGFHAPLDLVDGAARVYDPIVRGELGEDLYGCFLKDYAPSPW, from the coding sequence ATGGCGGGCGAGACCCAAGGCACCGAAGAGCAGATCGAGTACGGCCCGGGCATCGATCCCGAGCGGCTGGAGCTCTGCCTCAGCGTGCTCGCCGAACTGGACGAGCTGGACGTCGACCACCCGGACGCGATCACCGTCCGGCAGGCCGTCGGCGGGGTGTTCCGCACCCTCAAGCAGCGCCGCCGCCAGGAGACCCGGGCCCGGAAGACCGCGCACGACCGCGCCGTGACGGCCGCCACCGCGACCGGCGCGCCGGGCCGGATCGACGACGAGACGGCCGGGGCCTTCGGCCTCACCACCGTCACCACGACCGAGATCGCCGGAATACTCGAGCGCCCGCGCTCCTGCTACACCTGCAAGCAGCGCTACAGCGAGGTGGACGCGTTCTACCACCAGCTCTGCCCGTCCTGCGCGAAGACCAACCGGGCCCGCCGGGACGCCCACGCCGACCTGACGGGCCGTCGGGCACTGCTCACCGGCGGCCGGGCCAAGATCGGGATGTACATCGCGCTGCGGCTGCTCCGGGACGGCGCGCACACCACGATCACCACCCGGTTCCCCAACGACGCGATCCGCCGCTTCAAGGCGATGCCGGACAGCGCCGACTGGCTGCACCGGCTGAAGATCGTCGGCATCGACCTGCGCGACCCTGCCCAGGTGGTCGCGCTCGCCGACGAGGTGGCCGCCGACGGGCCGCTGGACATCCTGATCAACAACGCCGCGCAGACCGTACGCCGCTCCCCCGCCGCCTACCGCGAGCTGGTGCTGGCCGAGAACGCCCCGCTGCCCGCCGGTGAGCTGCCCAGCTCCACCGTGATCGGCAGCTTCGGCAGCGGCAGCGTGGACCGCCCCGCGCTGCCCGGCCAGGGTGGCCACCGCGAGCTGATCAGCGCCGAGGACGTCACCGCGCTGGCCCTGGTCAGCGGCTCCGCCTCGGTCGAGCGGATCGCGGCCGGCACCGCGATCGACGCGGGCGGCCTGGTGCCCGACCTGCACGACTCCAACAGCTGGGTGCAGACCGTCAGCGAGGTCGACCCGATCGAGCTGCTGGAAGTCCAGCTCTGCAACTCCACCGCCCCGTTCATCCTGGTCAGCAAGCTCCGCCCGGCGATGGCGGCGGCCAAGGCGCGGCGCAAGTACGTGGTGAACGTCTCCGCCATGGAGGGCCAGTTCAGCCGCGGCTACAAGGGCGCGGGCCACCCGCACACCAACATGGCCAAGGCCGCGCTCAACATGCTGACCCGCACCAGCGCCAAGGAGATGCTGGAGACCGACGGCATCCTGATGACCGCCGTGGACACCGGCTGGATCACCGACGAGCGCCCGCACCCGGACAAGATGCGACTGGCCGAGGAGGGCTTCCACGCCCCGCTCGACCTGGTCGACGGCGCGGCCCGGGTCTACGACCCGATCGTCCGCGGCGAGCTGGGCGAGGACCTGTACGGCTGCTTCCTCAAGGACTACGCCCCCTCCCCCTGGTAG